In a genomic window of Tripterygium wilfordii isolate XIE 37 chromosome 8, ASM1340144v1, whole genome shotgun sequence:
- the LOC120004395 gene encoding tRNA (cytosine(72)-C(5))-methyltransferase NSUN6 isoform X1, giving the protein MQKARDLLLKSIRRSFLCLSNTAVQMDPSERYCYNPILRWNPQVEDYFLKAYGADHFSRISKALTYPSCYSSIRVNPLKTTSDAVMEKLKEFIKETRNGSLESKISIDSDDCSMVASGLADDVAKTFDEDLQFGPVSKCQIPGLDYVLFVKGSGPHTIDYGYAPDRPPKEVLVSRKCAEAVLRGAQVYVPGVIACSAHVEKGDRVAVSVAVEQPGVDGRWGVGITRGTVLQALESDPYHFERSGLYIGQGTTMLSRAGIFRVPGGIAVDMNNQVFKLPSFNDVLEGEIFLQNLPSIVAAQVLDPQKGERILDMCAAPGGKTTAIAILMKDEGEVVAVDRSHNKVLDIQKRASEMGLKSIMTYKLDATQAVCRIVQSSDMSVDQSSDTLRLPEENLSSTAGGFSADKIYQQTVSNEKANERAYISRAEIRKNMRRMRNGPGRNQCLGSRVESAKGFHPNSFDRVLLDAPCSALGLRPRLFVGEETVESLRSHAKYQRRMLDQAVQLVRPGGVIVYSTSVCRQHPSHCSNANFDLYCMCTINPGENEGLVRYALDTYKFLSLAEQHPKVGGPGIVGRCELPDGYVEEWLRPGEEELVQRFDPSSPLDTIGFFIAKFFVGSKDA; this is encoded by the exons ATGCAGAAAGCGAGGGATCTTCTGCTCAAAAGCATCCGCAGAAGCTTCCTCTGCCTCAGTAACACCGCTGTTCAG ATGGATCCATCGGAGCGATACtgctacaaccccattttgcgATGGAACCCTCAGGTGGAGGATTACTTTTTAAAAGCATATGGAGCTGACCATTTCTCTCGCATCTCTAAAGCGCTGAC ATATCCTTCTTGCTACTCTTCAATCCGGGTGAATCCGTTAAAGACAACAAGTGATGCTGTAATGGAGAAATTAAAGGAATTTATAAAAGAAACTAGAAACGGTTCATTGGAGTCCAAAATTTCCATTGACTCAGACGACTGTAGTATGGTGGCATCGGGACTGGCTGATGATGTAGCAAAGACCTTCGATGAAGACTTACAATTTGGCCCAGTCTCAAAGTGTCAAATACCTGGATTGGATTATGTCCTCTTTGTTAAGGGTTCTGGGCCACACACAATTGATTATGGTTATGCACCTGACAGACCTCCAAAGGAGGTACTTGTGAGTAGAAAATGTGCTGAAGCAGTTCTGCGAGGTGCTCAG GTGTATGTTCCTGGTGTGATAGCTTGCAGTGCCCATGTTGAGAAAGGAGATAGAGTGGCAGTTTCAGTTGCTGTTGAGCAACCCGGTGTTGATGGTAGATGGGGAGTTGGCATAACGCGTGGGACTGTTCTACAGGCACTAGAGTCAG ATCCTTATCATTTTGAGAGAAGTGGTTTATATATTGGCCAAGGAACAACAATGTTGTCAAGGGCTGGGATTTTCCGTGTTCCAGGAGGAATTGCTGTGGACATGAATAATCAAGTATTTAAGTTGCCTTCTTTTAATG ATGTACTTGAGGGGgaaatttttcttcaaaatcttcCAAGCATTGTTGCTGCTCAAGTCCTTG ATCCCCAAAAAGGTGAGCGGATATTAGATATGTGTGCTGCACCAGGAGGGAAAACAACTGCAATCGCAATCCTGATGAAGGATGAAGGAGAGGTTGTTGCAGTTGATAGATCTCATAACAAG GTGCTTGATATTCAGAAGCGAGCTTCTGAAATGGGCTTGAAAAGTATAATGACTTATAAGCTTGATGCTACCCAAGCTGTTTGCCGAATAGTCCAATCCAGTGATATGAGCGTTGATCAAAGTTCTGACACACTGAGGCTGCCTGAGGAAAATTTGTCATCTACTGCTGGAGGATTTAGTGCTGATAAAATATACCAGCAAACTG TTAGCAATGAAAAAGCAAATGAGAGAGCTTACATTAGCAGAGCTGAGATCAGGAAGAATATGCGAAGAATGAGGAATGGGCCGGGAAGAAATCAGTGTTTGGGCAGTAGGGTTGAGAGTGCAAAAGGTTTCCATCCTAACAGCTTTGATCGAGTTCTTCTTGATGCTCCCTGTTCTGCTCTTGGTTTGAGACCTCGACTTTTTGTTGGTGAG GAAACAGTGGAATCTTTGAGAAGCCATGCAAAGTATCAGAGGAGGATGCTTGACCAGGCCGTTCAGTTAGTTCGACCTGGTGGAGTTATTGTGTATTCAACGTCAGTATGCAGGCAACATCCTTCTCATTGTTCAAATGCAAACTTTGATTTATATTGTAT GTGTACAATTAACCCTGGTGAAAATGAAGGATTGGTACgatacgctctggatacatacAAGTTCCTCTCATTAGCAGAGCAG CACCCAAAAGTTGGAGGCCCTGGCATTGTTGGTCGTTGTGAATTGCCGGATGGATATGTTGA GGAATGGTTGAGACCTGGAGAGGAAGAACTTGTTCAGAGGTTTGACCCATCATCTCCCCTCGACACTATTGGATTTTTCATAGCCAAATTTTTTGTTGGATCTAAAGATGCTTGA
- the LOC120004395 gene encoding tRNA (cytosine(72)-C(5))-methyltransferase NSUN6 isoform X2, whose translation MQKARDLLLKSIRRSFLCLSNTAVQMDPSERYCYNPILRWNPQVEDYFLKAYGADHFSRISKALTYPSCYSSIRVNPLKTTSDAVMEKLKEFIKETRNGSLESKISIDSDDCSMVASGLADDVAKTFDEDLQFGPVSKCQIPGLDYVLFVKGSGPHTIDYGYAPDRPPKEVLVSRKCAEAVLRGAQVYVPGVIACSAHVEKGDRVAVSVAVEQPGVDGRWGVGITRGTVLQALESDPYHFERSGLYIGQGTTMLSRAGIFRVPGGIAVDMNNQVFKLPSFNDVLEGEIFLQNLPSIVAAQVLDPQKGERILDMCAAPGGKTTAIAILMKDEGEVVAVDRSHNKVLDIQKRASEMGLKSIMTYKLDATQAVCRIVQSSDMSVDQSSDTLRLPEENLSSTAGGFSADKIYQQTVSNEKANERAYISRAEIRKNMRRMRNGPGRNQCLGSRVESAKGFHPNSFDRVLLDAPCSALGLRPRLFVGEETVESLRSHAKYQRRMLDQAVQLVRPGGVIVYSTSVCRCTINPGENEGLVRYALDTYKFLSLAEQHPKVGGPGIVGRCELPDGYVEEWLRPGEEELVQRFDPSSPLDTIGFFIAKFFVGSKDA comes from the exons ATGCAGAAAGCGAGGGATCTTCTGCTCAAAAGCATCCGCAGAAGCTTCCTCTGCCTCAGTAACACCGCTGTTCAG ATGGATCCATCGGAGCGATACtgctacaaccccattttgcgATGGAACCCTCAGGTGGAGGATTACTTTTTAAAAGCATATGGAGCTGACCATTTCTCTCGCATCTCTAAAGCGCTGAC ATATCCTTCTTGCTACTCTTCAATCCGGGTGAATCCGTTAAAGACAACAAGTGATGCTGTAATGGAGAAATTAAAGGAATTTATAAAAGAAACTAGAAACGGTTCATTGGAGTCCAAAATTTCCATTGACTCAGACGACTGTAGTATGGTGGCATCGGGACTGGCTGATGATGTAGCAAAGACCTTCGATGAAGACTTACAATTTGGCCCAGTCTCAAAGTGTCAAATACCTGGATTGGATTATGTCCTCTTTGTTAAGGGTTCTGGGCCACACACAATTGATTATGGTTATGCACCTGACAGACCTCCAAAGGAGGTACTTGTGAGTAGAAAATGTGCTGAAGCAGTTCTGCGAGGTGCTCAG GTGTATGTTCCTGGTGTGATAGCTTGCAGTGCCCATGTTGAGAAAGGAGATAGAGTGGCAGTTTCAGTTGCTGTTGAGCAACCCGGTGTTGATGGTAGATGGGGAGTTGGCATAACGCGTGGGACTGTTCTACAGGCACTAGAGTCAG ATCCTTATCATTTTGAGAGAAGTGGTTTATATATTGGCCAAGGAACAACAATGTTGTCAAGGGCTGGGATTTTCCGTGTTCCAGGAGGAATTGCTGTGGACATGAATAATCAAGTATTTAAGTTGCCTTCTTTTAATG ATGTACTTGAGGGGgaaatttttcttcaaaatcttcCAAGCATTGTTGCTGCTCAAGTCCTTG ATCCCCAAAAAGGTGAGCGGATATTAGATATGTGTGCTGCACCAGGAGGGAAAACAACTGCAATCGCAATCCTGATGAAGGATGAAGGAGAGGTTGTTGCAGTTGATAGATCTCATAACAAG GTGCTTGATATTCAGAAGCGAGCTTCTGAAATGGGCTTGAAAAGTATAATGACTTATAAGCTTGATGCTACCCAAGCTGTTTGCCGAATAGTCCAATCCAGTGATATGAGCGTTGATCAAAGTTCTGACACACTGAGGCTGCCTGAGGAAAATTTGTCATCTACTGCTGGAGGATTTAGTGCTGATAAAATATACCAGCAAACTG TTAGCAATGAAAAAGCAAATGAGAGAGCTTACATTAGCAGAGCTGAGATCAGGAAGAATATGCGAAGAATGAGGAATGGGCCGGGAAGAAATCAGTGTTTGGGCAGTAGGGTTGAGAGTGCAAAAGGTTTCCATCCTAACAGCTTTGATCGAGTTCTTCTTGATGCTCCCTGTTCTGCTCTTGGTTTGAGACCTCGACTTTTTGTTGGTGAG GAAACAGTGGAATCTTTGAGAAGCCATGCAAAGTATCAGAGGAGGATGCTTGACCAGGCCGTTCAGTTAGTTCGACCTGGTGGAGTTATTGTGTATTCAACGTCAGTATGCAG GTGTACAATTAACCCTGGTGAAAATGAAGGATTGGTACgatacgctctggatacatacAAGTTCCTCTCATTAGCAGAGCAG CACCCAAAAGTTGGAGGCCCTGGCATTGTTGGTCGTTGTGAATTGCCGGATGGATATGTTGA GGAATGGTTGAGACCTGGAGAGGAAGAACTTGTTCAGAGGTTTGACCCATCATCTCCCCTCGACACTATTGGATTTTTCATAGCCAAATTTTTTGTTGGATCTAAAGATGCTTGA
- the LOC120004395 gene encoding tRNA (cytosine(72)-C(5))-methyltransferase NSUN6 isoform X3 encodes MQKARDLLLKSIRRSFLCLSNTAVQMDPSERYCYNPILRWNPQVEDYFLKAYGADHFSRISKALTYPSCYSSIRVNPLKTTSDAVMEKLKEFIKETRNGSLESKISIDSDDCSMVASGLADDVAKTFDEDLQFGPVSKCQIPGLDYVLFVKGSGPHTIDYGYAPDRPPKEVLVSRKCAEAVLRGAQVYVPGVIACSAHVEKGDRVAVSVAVEQPGVDGRWGVGITRGTVLQALESDPYHFERSGLYIGQGTTMLSRAGIFRVPGGIAVDMNNQVFKLPSFNDVLEGEIFLQNLPSIVAAQVLDPQKGERILDMCAAPGGKTTAIAILMKDEGEVVAVDRSHNKVLDIQKRASEMGLKSIMTYKLDATQAVCRIVQSSDMSVDQSSDTLRLPEENLSSTAGGFSADKIYQQTVSNEKANERAYISRAEIRKNMRRMRNGPGRNQCLGSRVESAKGFHPNSFDRVLLDAPCSALGLRPRLFVGEETVESLRSHAKYQRRMLDQAVQLVRPGGVIVYSTCTINPGENEGLVRYALDTYKFLSLAEQHPKVGGPGIVGRCELPDGYVEEWLRPGEEELVQRFDPSSPLDTIGFFIAKFFVGSKDA; translated from the exons ATGCAGAAAGCGAGGGATCTTCTGCTCAAAAGCATCCGCAGAAGCTTCCTCTGCCTCAGTAACACCGCTGTTCAG ATGGATCCATCGGAGCGATACtgctacaaccccattttgcgATGGAACCCTCAGGTGGAGGATTACTTTTTAAAAGCATATGGAGCTGACCATTTCTCTCGCATCTCTAAAGCGCTGAC ATATCCTTCTTGCTACTCTTCAATCCGGGTGAATCCGTTAAAGACAACAAGTGATGCTGTAATGGAGAAATTAAAGGAATTTATAAAAGAAACTAGAAACGGTTCATTGGAGTCCAAAATTTCCATTGACTCAGACGACTGTAGTATGGTGGCATCGGGACTGGCTGATGATGTAGCAAAGACCTTCGATGAAGACTTACAATTTGGCCCAGTCTCAAAGTGTCAAATACCTGGATTGGATTATGTCCTCTTTGTTAAGGGTTCTGGGCCACACACAATTGATTATGGTTATGCACCTGACAGACCTCCAAAGGAGGTACTTGTGAGTAGAAAATGTGCTGAAGCAGTTCTGCGAGGTGCTCAG GTGTATGTTCCTGGTGTGATAGCTTGCAGTGCCCATGTTGAGAAAGGAGATAGAGTGGCAGTTTCAGTTGCTGTTGAGCAACCCGGTGTTGATGGTAGATGGGGAGTTGGCATAACGCGTGGGACTGTTCTACAGGCACTAGAGTCAG ATCCTTATCATTTTGAGAGAAGTGGTTTATATATTGGCCAAGGAACAACAATGTTGTCAAGGGCTGGGATTTTCCGTGTTCCAGGAGGAATTGCTGTGGACATGAATAATCAAGTATTTAAGTTGCCTTCTTTTAATG ATGTACTTGAGGGGgaaatttttcttcaaaatcttcCAAGCATTGTTGCTGCTCAAGTCCTTG ATCCCCAAAAAGGTGAGCGGATATTAGATATGTGTGCTGCACCAGGAGGGAAAACAACTGCAATCGCAATCCTGATGAAGGATGAAGGAGAGGTTGTTGCAGTTGATAGATCTCATAACAAG GTGCTTGATATTCAGAAGCGAGCTTCTGAAATGGGCTTGAAAAGTATAATGACTTATAAGCTTGATGCTACCCAAGCTGTTTGCCGAATAGTCCAATCCAGTGATATGAGCGTTGATCAAAGTTCTGACACACTGAGGCTGCCTGAGGAAAATTTGTCATCTACTGCTGGAGGATTTAGTGCTGATAAAATATACCAGCAAACTG TTAGCAATGAAAAAGCAAATGAGAGAGCTTACATTAGCAGAGCTGAGATCAGGAAGAATATGCGAAGAATGAGGAATGGGCCGGGAAGAAATCAGTGTTTGGGCAGTAGGGTTGAGAGTGCAAAAGGTTTCCATCCTAACAGCTTTGATCGAGTTCTTCTTGATGCTCCCTGTTCTGCTCTTGGTTTGAGACCTCGACTTTTTGTTGGTGAG GAAACAGTGGAATCTTTGAGAAGCCATGCAAAGTATCAGAGGAGGATGCTTGACCAGGCCGTTCAGTTAGTTCGACCTGGTGGAGTTATTGTGTATTCAAC GTGTACAATTAACCCTGGTGAAAATGAAGGATTGGTACgatacgctctggatacatacAAGTTCCTCTCATTAGCAGAGCAG CACCCAAAAGTTGGAGGCCCTGGCATTGTTGGTCGTTGTGAATTGCCGGATGGATATGTTGA GGAATGGTTGAGACCTGGAGAGGAAGAACTTGTTCAGAGGTTTGACCCATCATCTCCCCTCGACACTATTGGATTTTTCATAGCCAAATTTTTTGTTGGATCTAAAGATGCTTGA
- the LOC120004395 gene encoding tRNA (cytosine(72)-C(5))-methyltransferase NSUN6 isoform X4, translating to MQKARDLLLKSIRRSFLCLSNTAVQMDPSERYCYNPILRWNPQVEDYFLKAYGADHFSRISKALTYPSCYSSIRVNPLKTTSDAVMEKLKEFIKETRNGSLESKISIDSDDCSMVASGLADDVAKTFDEDLQFGPVSKCQIPGLDYVLFVKGSGPHTIDYGYAPDRPPKEVLVSRKCAEAVLRGAQVYVPGVIACSAHVEKGDRVAVSVAVEQPGVDGRWGVGITRGTVLQALESDPYHFERSGLYIGQGTTMLSRAGIFRVPGGIAVDMNNQVFKLPSFNDVLEGEIFLQNLPSIVAAQVLDPQKGERILDMCAAPGGKTTAIAILMKDEGEVVAVDRSHNKVLDIQKRASEMGLKSIMTYKLDATQAVCRIVQSSDMSVDQSSDTLRLPEENLSSTAGGFSADKIYQQTVSNEKANERAYISRAEIRKNMRRMRNGPGRNQCLGSRVESAKGFHPNSFDRVLLDAPCSALGLRPRLFVGEETVESLRSHAKYQRRMLDQAVQLVRPGGVIVYSTSVCRQHPSHCSNANFDLYCM from the exons ATGCAGAAAGCGAGGGATCTTCTGCTCAAAAGCATCCGCAGAAGCTTCCTCTGCCTCAGTAACACCGCTGTTCAG ATGGATCCATCGGAGCGATACtgctacaaccccattttgcgATGGAACCCTCAGGTGGAGGATTACTTTTTAAAAGCATATGGAGCTGACCATTTCTCTCGCATCTCTAAAGCGCTGAC ATATCCTTCTTGCTACTCTTCAATCCGGGTGAATCCGTTAAAGACAACAAGTGATGCTGTAATGGAGAAATTAAAGGAATTTATAAAAGAAACTAGAAACGGTTCATTGGAGTCCAAAATTTCCATTGACTCAGACGACTGTAGTATGGTGGCATCGGGACTGGCTGATGATGTAGCAAAGACCTTCGATGAAGACTTACAATTTGGCCCAGTCTCAAAGTGTCAAATACCTGGATTGGATTATGTCCTCTTTGTTAAGGGTTCTGGGCCACACACAATTGATTATGGTTATGCACCTGACAGACCTCCAAAGGAGGTACTTGTGAGTAGAAAATGTGCTGAAGCAGTTCTGCGAGGTGCTCAG GTGTATGTTCCTGGTGTGATAGCTTGCAGTGCCCATGTTGAGAAAGGAGATAGAGTGGCAGTTTCAGTTGCTGTTGAGCAACCCGGTGTTGATGGTAGATGGGGAGTTGGCATAACGCGTGGGACTGTTCTACAGGCACTAGAGTCAG ATCCTTATCATTTTGAGAGAAGTGGTTTATATATTGGCCAAGGAACAACAATGTTGTCAAGGGCTGGGATTTTCCGTGTTCCAGGAGGAATTGCTGTGGACATGAATAATCAAGTATTTAAGTTGCCTTCTTTTAATG ATGTACTTGAGGGGgaaatttttcttcaaaatcttcCAAGCATTGTTGCTGCTCAAGTCCTTG ATCCCCAAAAAGGTGAGCGGATATTAGATATGTGTGCTGCACCAGGAGGGAAAACAACTGCAATCGCAATCCTGATGAAGGATGAAGGAGAGGTTGTTGCAGTTGATAGATCTCATAACAAG GTGCTTGATATTCAGAAGCGAGCTTCTGAAATGGGCTTGAAAAGTATAATGACTTATAAGCTTGATGCTACCCAAGCTGTTTGCCGAATAGTCCAATCCAGTGATATGAGCGTTGATCAAAGTTCTGACACACTGAGGCTGCCTGAGGAAAATTTGTCATCTACTGCTGGAGGATTTAGTGCTGATAAAATATACCAGCAAACTG TTAGCAATGAAAAAGCAAATGAGAGAGCTTACATTAGCAGAGCTGAGATCAGGAAGAATATGCGAAGAATGAGGAATGGGCCGGGAAGAAATCAGTGTTTGGGCAGTAGGGTTGAGAGTGCAAAAGGTTTCCATCCTAACAGCTTTGATCGAGTTCTTCTTGATGCTCCCTGTTCTGCTCTTGGTTTGAGACCTCGACTTTTTGTTGGTGAG GAAACAGTGGAATCTTTGAGAAGCCATGCAAAGTATCAGAGGAGGATGCTTGACCAGGCCGTTCAGTTAGTTCGACCTGGTGGAGTTATTGTGTATTCAACGTCAGTATGCAGGCAACATCCTTCTCATTGTTCAAATGCAAACTTTGATTTATATTGTATGTGA